In Oryza sativa Japonica Group chromosome 11, ASM3414082v1, the following are encoded in one genomic region:
- the LOC4351136 gene encoding uncharacterized protein, translated as MEGAMVSLPGRLEELVRRHGSKLPKGAEEEISLIKQDLEKIISVLHGHSEPKLEGQAMVVRCWMKEVRELSYDIEDCIDHYEHASAWSSIHRSKITRRRWSWTRGKRTPRLPERLKQRLWMANKIREFSTRSQEALQRHAMYNNLSGIASTAASSPCDASSSSSWHPGQDGKENGKVGIDSSVPMLKGWLTDGEKLKVVSIVGVGGVGKTTLANELYRKLQWQFECRAFVRTSQKTDMRRILISMLSQVRPQQPPDNWKVNVRCTYTPGRSARGRRGRRNKPRHPVPLLPSTTSPPPEPPELRRARSGRCSPRCRRRARAPPSSSTSPPWPEPALPAAARTAAAGRSLPHSWSSRLERQQDGAEGIAPASWEAAAGVQIRRREARIRAPHGRICCSGRQVGSPGGVVGVAGGGAEHETPGGRRRRRGWRRAGGGVGVDEVLAAACRLLATPAGGGRGRGRRCRGGLGDEVARSTSPAQTQRHSGACCSGGEAAGCGYVEERATPVWRRRRCLWRLAVAVAVAAAAAAAVAAMTTTAAAAVARWKEARWWCVSVAAAAVAVIVVTGDMTASTASRGRGRRLHLAGAASFGGGVGD; from the coding sequence ATGGAGGGCGCCATGGTCAGCCTCCCCGGGAGGCTGGAGGAGCTAGTGCGTCGTCACGGCAGCAAGCTGCCCAAGGGTGCAGAGGAGGAGATATCGCTCATCAAGCAAGACCTCGAGAAAATAATATCCGTTCTCCATGGTCACAGCGAGCCAAAACTGGAGGGGCAGGCCATGGTGGTGAGGTGCTGGATGAAGGAGGTGCGCGAGCTCTCCTACGACATCGAGGACTGCATCGACCACTACGAGCACGCCTCAGCTTGGTCCAGTATTCATCGTAGTAAGATcactcggcggcgatggagttGGACGAGGGGCAAAAGGACCCCTCGGCTCCCTGAGAGGCTGAAGCAGCGGCTATGGATGGCGAACAAGATCAGAGAATTCAGCACTCGCTCGCAGGAGGCGCTTCAACGCCACGCCATGTACAACAACCTCAGTGGCATCGCCAGTACTGCTGCTTCTTCTCCATGTGATGCATCTTCTAGCTCATCTTGGCATCCTGGACAGGATGGGAAGGAGAATGGTAAGGTCGGTATCGACTCCTCTGTGCCCATGCTCAAAGGTTGGCTGACTGATGGAGAGAAGCTCAAGGTGGTGTCCATTGTGGGAGTCGGAGGAGTCGGCAAGACGACGCTTGCCAACGAGCTGTACCGCAAGCTTCAATGGCAGTTCGAGTGCCGGGCATTTGTGCGCACATCGCAGAAGACTGATATGAGGAGGATTCTCATCAGCATGCTCTCGCAGGTTCGCCCGCAGCAGCCACCTGATAATTGGAAGGTGAATGTAAGGTGTACATACACGCCTGGTCGCTCTGCCCGGgggcgacgcgggcggcggaacaagccgcgccaccccgtccctctcctcccctcaaccacctcgccgccgcctgagccGCCTGAGCTGAGGCGTGCTCGTAGTGGTCGATGCAGTCCTCGATGTCGTAGGAGAGCTCGCGCACCTCCTTCATCCAGCACCTCACCACCATGGCCTGAGCCGGCTTTGCCGGCTgctgcaaggacggcggcggcggggcgctctCTCCCTCACTCGTGGTCTTCACGGTTGGAGCGCCAGCAAGATGGAGCGGAGGGCATCGCGCCAGCATCGtgggaggccgccgccggcgtccagaTCCGGCGCCGGGAGGCACGGATCCGGGCGCCCCATGGCCGGATCTGCTGCTCTGGGCGGCAAGTTGGGTCTCCGGGCGGCGTCGTCGGTGTGGCTGGCGGCGGGGCCGAGCACGAGACGCCCGgtgggcggcgtcgtcggcgtggtTGGCGGCGGGCCGGAGGAGGCGTCGGCGTGGACGAGGTTTTGGCGGCGGCATGCAGGCTGCTGGCGACCCCAGCCGGCGGAGGCAGAGGTAGAGGACGCCGGTGCCGTGGGGGTTTGGGAGACGAGGTGGCTAGATCCACCTCCCCTGCCCAGACTCAGCGTCACAGCGGCGCTTGTTGCAGCGGTGGTGAGGCGGCAGGGTGCGGCTACGTGGAGGAAAGGGCGACTCCCgtgtggcgacggcggcggtgtctGTGGCGTCTGGCGGTGGCTGTggctgtggcggcggccgccgcggctgctGTGGCCGCGATGACAACGACAGCAGCGGCTGCTGTGGCACGGTGGAAGGAGGCACGGTGGTGGTGCGTTTCGGTAGCAGCGGCTGCGGTCGCGGTGATCGTGGTCACCGGAGACATGACGGCCTCGACggctagccgagggcgtggCAGACGGCTGCATCTGGCTGGCGCGGCATcgtttggaggaggggtcggagactag